One window of Populus nigra chromosome 5, ddPopNigr1.1, whole genome shotgun sequence genomic DNA carries:
- the LOC133695330 gene encoding SUMO-conjugating enzyme SCE1 isoform X1 has translation MSGGIARGRLAEERKSWRKNHPHGFVAKPETQPDGTVNLMVWHCTIPGKLGTDWEGGYFPLTLNFSEDYPSKPPKCKFPQGFFHPNVYPSGTVCLSILNEDSGWRPAITVKQILVGIQDLLDQPNPADPAQTEGYHLFIQDAAEYKKRVRQQAKQYPSLV, from the exons ATGTCAGGTGGCATCGCACGTGGTCGTCTTGCGGAGGAAAGGAAGTCCTGGCGCAAAAACCACCCACAT ggttttgtggCGAAACCAGAGACACAGCCAGATGGAACAGTAAATTTGATGGTCTGGCATTGCACAATCCCTGGAAAACTTGGT ACTGATTGGGAAGGTGGTTATTTTCCTCTTACACTCAACTTCAGTGAAGATTATCCTAGCAAGCCACCAAAGTGTAAATTTCCTCAGGGTTTCTTCCACCCTAATGTATATCCATCTGGAACTGTTTGCTTGTCAATCCTTAATGAGGACAGT GGATGGAGACCAGCCATCACAGTGAAGCAGATTCTTGTGGGTATCCAGGACTTGCTGGACCAGCCAAATCCTGCTGATCCTGCCCAAACTGAAGGTTATCATCTGTTTATCCAG GATGCTGCAGAGTACAAGAAAAGAGTGCGCCAGCAAGCTAAGCAATACCCTTCTCTTGTCTAA
- the LOC133695330 gene encoding SUMO-conjugating enzyme SCE1 isoform X2 — translation MDLHSQMQLTWLRIVAAVPVNLSTDWEGGYFPLTLNFSEDYPSKPPKCKFPQGFFHPNVYPSGTVCLSILNEDSGWRPAITVKQILVGIQDLLDQPNPADPAQTEGYHLFIQDAAEYKKRVRQQAKQYPSLV, via the exons ATGGACTTGCACAGCCAGATGCAACTTACCTGGTTGAGAATTGTTGCTGCTGTGCCTGTCAATTTATCA ACTGATTGGGAAGGTGGTTATTTTCCTCTTACACTCAACTTCAGTGAAGATTATCCTAGCAAGCCACCAAAGTGTAAATTTCCTCAGGGTTTCTTCCACCCTAATGTATATCCATCTGGAACTGTTTGCTTGTCAATCCTTAATGAGGACAGT GGATGGAGACCAGCCATCACAGTGAAGCAGATTCTTGTGGGTATCCAGGACTTGCTGGACCAGCCAAATCCTGCTGATCCTGCCCAAACTGAAGGTTATCATCTGTTTATCCAG GATGCTGCAGAGTACAAGAAAAGAGTGCGCCAGCAAGCTAAGCAATACCCTTCTCTTGTCTAA